GATGTTGATGCATTATTTATTGCCACAGAATGGCCGGAGTTTAAAAATCCTAATTTTGAGCTTATGGCTAAAAAAATGAAAAACAAAGTCATTTTTGACGGCAGAAATATGTACCCATTGGAAATCCCTGAACAAAACGGGTTTCATTATAAAAGTATAGGAAGAAAGACCATCTCAAAATAAATCAATGAAAAACATTATCATTACAGGAGGTGCCGGCTTCATTGGCTCCCATGTTGTAAGAGAATTTGTAAAAAACAATCCGGATACTACGATCATCAATCTTGATGCTCTCACCTACGCCGGAAATCTTGAAAACTTAAAGGACATTGAAAATGAACCTAATTACGTTTTCGAAAAAGCAGATATCACAAGCCCGGAAGAACTTAGAAGGGTTTTTGAAAAATACAACCCGGATGCTGTAGTACATCTGGCAGCAGAAAGCCATGTAGACAGAAGTATTACTGATCCTATGGCATTTATTAACACCAATGTAAACGGAACAGCTAATCTTCTGAATCTTTGTAAAGAGTTCTGGACATTAAACTCTGACCATACTCATGGCAGATTCCCGGATGAAAAAAGAACCAATCTTTTCTACCATATTTCTACCGACGAAGTATATGGAAGTTTGGGTGAAACAGGATTCTTTTTAGAAACAACTTCATACGACCCGCAATCTCCATATTCTGCTTCAAAAGCAGCTTCCGATCATTTGGTAAGAGCTTACGGAAATACATACGGAATGCCGTTCATCGTATCCAACTGTTCTAATAATTACGGACCGAATCATTTCCCGGAAAAACTGATTCCTCTTTGCATTTCAAATATTATCAACGAAAGACCGCTTCCTATTTATGGTGATGGAAAATACACCAGAGACTGGTTATTTGTAATTGATCATGCCAAAGCAATTCATCAAATCTTTAAGGAAGCAAAAACCGGCGAGACTTATAACATCGGAGGATTCAATGAGTGGCAAAATATTGATCTTGTAAAAGAACTGATCAAACAAATGGATGCCAAACTGGAAAGACCGGAGGGCTATTCTGAAAAACTGATCACTTTTGTCAAAGACAGACCAGGCCATGATAAACGTTATGCTATTGATGCCACAAAACTGAATAAAGATTTAGGCTGGAAACCATCGGTAACCTTTGAAGAAGGACTGGGAAAAACAATTGACTGGTATCTTGAAAACAAAGAATGGCTTGAAAATGTAACTTCAGGAAATTATCAGGATTACTATAACAAGCAATACAGCTAAAGATCCGGCTATTGAGAAAATAAAGAATGAACTGAAATAATTCTCATTCTTTATCATACCCCTGAATAGCAAAAGAAATTCAACTTATAACACAAAAGAAATAAGCGTAATACGCACCACCAAATGAAAGGAATAATATTAGCCGGAGGATCCGGAACAAGACTTTACCCTCTTACCATTGCAGTGAGCAAGCAGCTAATGCCTGTTTACGACAAACCAATGATCTATTATCCACTTTCCACACTACTTTTAGCAGGAATCAAGGATATTCTGATTATCACCACACCACACGACCAGGAAGGTTTTATTAAGCTTCTGGGTGATGGTTCTCAAATTGGCTGTAATATAGAATACGTTGTACAGCCAAGCCCCGATGGCTTAGCACAGGCATTTATTTTGGGAGACCAGTTTATCGGCGATGATTCTGCTGCGCTGGTATTAGGTGATAATATTTTCTACGGTTCCGAAATGGGAACTTTACTGAAAAATAAAACCAATCCCAATGGAGGTGTTGTTTTTGCCTATCACGTTGCTGACCCCGAAAGATATGGTGTTGTAGAATTTGATAAAGATTTAAAGGCTGTTTCAATTGAAGAAAAACCTCTCAACCCTAAGTCAAATTATGCGGTACCCGGTCTTTACTTTTATGATAACGATGTGGTAGAAATTGCTAAAAACATCAAGCCTTCTGCAAGAGGTGAACTGGAGATCACCGATATCAACAATGTCTATTTAAAAAACGAAAAACTTGAGGTTGCTGTTCTTGACAGAGGTACTGCATGGTTGGACACCGGAACTTTTGACTCTCTTCATGACGCTTCAGAATTTGTAAGCGTTATAGAAAAAAGGCAGGGATTTAAAATCGGCTGTATTGAAGAAATCGCGTTCAGGAACAAATTCATCAATGAAGAAAAACTGCTTGAAACTGCGGTAAAATACGGCAAAAGCGGCTATGGTGAATATCTGAAACAACTTATCGGCAAATAACAAAAACAATTTATAAAAATCATAGACTATTGGCTTTATGGCCAATAGTTTTTGTTCATACCGCCAATTATCAATATATTAGTTGTTGATTTTTAGTTTTATTTATCATGAAAATTTACAAACTAAGAGATACGGTAAGAATTAATTATTATAAATTTGCAAAAACTTACACAGATGAATGAACCACAACAGAAGTGGACTGAAACGATTGATGCTGATCATTCGTTGTTTGACTTGAAGCTGAAAGAAGTCTGGAAATACAAAGATCTTGTTTATATGTTTGTAAAGAGAGATTTTATATCCAGTTTTAAGCAGACTATTTTAGGACCTATATGGTTTTTTATTAATCCCATTCTAACAACCATCGTATACCTGGTTATTTTTGGAAGAATTGCCAAGCTACCAACAGATGGGGCACCACCTCTTCTTTTTTATCTGGCTGGCGTTACTCTTTGGAATTATTTTTCTTCCTCTTTACTGGCTACATCCTCTACTTTTACAGGGAATGCCGGCATTTTCGGAAAAGTGTATTTTCCAAGACTGGTTACCCCACTTTCTATTGTCATTTCTAACCTTATGCGATTTGGAGTACAGTTTGTTCTATTTATCCTTGCATGGGCTTATTATTACAATAAAGGAGAGGCTCACCCTAACATCTGGATTCTGGCAACCCCTTTTCTTATATTCCTGATGGCCCTTTTTGCATTAGGAGTTGGAATGATATTTTCTGCCCTTACTACGAAATATAAAGATTTGGCAATGCTACTCGGTTTTGGGGTAAGCTTATATATGTATGCAACTCCAGTAATTTATCCTGTCTCTTCATTACCGGGATTCTTTAAAAAACTAGCATATTATAATCCTTTAACAGGTATTTTTGAATGTTTTAAATATGCATGGATCGGTGTGGGAGATTTCTCCCCTACTATGCTTGGGATCAGTACAGGTATTATTCTTGTCCTTTTAATGATTGGAATTGTTATATTCAATAAGGTTGAAAAAACCTTTATGGATACCGTGTAATTATTTTCTTTTTAAAATTTAAATTAAAAAAACATGCTGGCTTTAAAAGCAGAAAACATATCTAAACAATACCGTCTGGGACAAGTCGGGACAGGAACTCTTTCTCATGACCTTAACAGATTCTGGCATAAAGTAAGAGGAAAAGAAGATCCTTATCTTAAAATTGGAGAGACAAACGATAGAACTACAAAAGGTGATTCTGAATATGTATGGTCTCTTCGCAATATTGATTTTGAAATCGAAAAAGGAGATGCTGTAGGAATTATCGGAAGAAACGGTGCAGGAAAATCTACATTATTAAAAGTTTTAAGTAAAGTTACAAAACCTACAACAGGGCAGATTTATACCAACGGAAGAATTGCCTCTCTATTGGAAGTCGGAACAGGATTCCACCCTGAAATGACGGGAAGGGAAAATGTCTTTCTTAATGGAGCTATCCTGGGAATGACAAGAAAGGAGATCAAGAGAAAATTTGATGAAATTGTAGATTTCTCGGGTGTTGAAAGATATATAGATACTCCTGTTAAAAGATATTCTTCGGGAATGTATGTCCGTCTTGCTTTTGCCGTAGCTGCTCACTTAGAATCTGAAATTCTTATTGTAGATGAAGTATTGGCAGTTGGTGATGCTGAATTTCAGAAAAAATGCCTTGGAAAAATGAATGATGTAACAAGAGGAGAAGGCAGAACCATTCTTTTTGTAAGTCATAATATGACGGCCGTTAAAGAATTATGTACAAAAGGAATTCTTTTAAACCATGGACAAATTGATTATCAAGGTGATATCCTCAGCACAATTATAGAATATCAAAAAAGCAGCGCAAGAGAAAGCTCTTATATTTATAACGGAAATCTTGATGAAGCTATAGGTAATGAAAATATCAGGGTAAAAGAATTTTCAGTATCTCCTATAAACGGGGACTTGTTAGATATTGATTCCGGAGTGCATGTAAAACTTGTTTTTCATAATTACTGTCCTGATATTACACTTGATACAACCTTTGAATTGAAAAACTACGATGAGTTGGTGATTTTCCATGTTGGGAAATTTGTTTCGGCAAAAGGAGATGCAAAAGTAGGTGAATATACTGTAGAATTTGATATTCCGACAGGGCTTCTGAATGCAGGAAATTATTATTTTAGACTTTACTTTGGAAAAGATCAGAAAACACTTCTGTATGGAATTGACAATTTTATTGGATTTGAAGTAGAAAATGTAAAAGTAGGAGACATCATGTATGTTTACCCTGGAGTGACCAGACCTCAATTTGAATATAAAG
This genomic window from Chryseobacterium viscerum contains:
- the rfbB gene encoding dTDP-glucose 4,6-dehydratase, translated to MKNIIITGGAGFIGSHVVREFVKNNPDTTIINLDALTYAGNLENLKDIENEPNYVFEKADITSPEELRRVFEKYNPDAVVHLAAESHVDRSITDPMAFINTNVNGTANLLNLCKEFWTLNSDHTHGRFPDEKRTNLFYHISTDEVYGSLGETGFFLETTSYDPQSPYSASKAASDHLVRAYGNTYGMPFIVSNCSNNYGPNHFPEKLIPLCISNIINERPLPIYGDGKYTRDWLFVIDHAKAIHQIFKEAKTGETYNIGGFNEWQNIDLVKELIKQMDAKLERPEGYSEKLITFVKDRPGHDKRYAIDATKLNKDLGWKPSVTFEEGLGKTIDWYLENKEWLENVTSGNYQDYYNKQYS
- the rfbA gene encoding glucose-1-phosphate thymidylyltransferase RfbA, translating into MKGIILAGGSGTRLYPLTIAVSKQLMPVYDKPMIYYPLSTLLLAGIKDILIITTPHDQEGFIKLLGDGSQIGCNIEYVVQPSPDGLAQAFILGDQFIGDDSAALVLGDNIFYGSEMGTLLKNKTNPNGGVVFAYHVADPERYGVVEFDKDLKAVSIEEKPLNPKSNYAVPGLYFYDNDVVEIAKNIKPSARGELEITDINNVYLKNEKLEVAVLDRGTAWLDTGTFDSLHDASEFVSVIEKRQGFKIGCIEEIAFRNKFINEEKLLETAVKYGKSGYGEYLKQLIGK
- a CDS encoding ABC transporter permease: MNEPQQKWTETIDADHSLFDLKLKEVWKYKDLVYMFVKRDFISSFKQTILGPIWFFINPILTTIVYLVIFGRIAKLPTDGAPPLLFYLAGVTLWNYFSSSLLATSSTFTGNAGIFGKVYFPRLVTPLSIVISNLMRFGVQFVLFILAWAYYYNKGEAHPNIWILATPFLIFLMALFALGVGMIFSALTTKYKDLAMLLGFGVSLYMYATPVIYPVSSLPGFFKKLAYYNPLTGIFECFKYAWIGVGDFSPTMLGISTGIILVLLMIGIVIFNKVEKTFMDTV
- a CDS encoding ABC transporter ATP-binding protein, yielding MLALKAENISKQYRLGQVGTGTLSHDLNRFWHKVRGKEDPYLKIGETNDRTTKGDSEYVWSLRNIDFEIEKGDAVGIIGRNGAGKSTLLKVLSKVTKPTTGQIYTNGRIASLLEVGTGFHPEMTGRENVFLNGAILGMTRKEIKRKFDEIVDFSGVERYIDTPVKRYSSGMYVRLAFAVAAHLESEILIVDEVLAVGDAEFQKKCLGKMNDVTRGEGRTILFVSHNMTAVKELCTKGILLNHGQIDYQGDILSTIIEYQKSSARESSYIYNGNLDEAIGNENIRVKEFSVSPINGDLLDIDSGVHVKLVFHNYCPDITLDTTFELKNYDELVIFHVGKFVSAKGDAKVGEYTVEFDIPTGLLNAGNYYFRLYFGKDQKTLLYGIDNFIGFEVENVKVGDIMYVYPGVTRPQFEYKVQTP